A window from bacterium encodes these proteins:
- a CDS encoding xanthine dehydrogenase family protein subunit M, with amino-acid sequence MYPSAFDYSAPGSLEEALATLAELGDEGRVLAGGQSLIPMMKLRLAAPGHLVDINRVSELAHISESNGHLAVGALARHADVASSETVSRYNHTVASAAPWVSDPLVRNRGTLCGSVAHCDPEGDWNSVMLAVGASVVARSSSGERVIPITEFVVDFFTNSLNPGEMVTEVRIPAYQGPAGGAYLKLERKVGDYATVGVATHLVLDGSGNVAEAGLGLTAVYGHNLKVTEAEEMMAGQTPGPEMFAEAAAIAARACDPDDNVRGPAEYKRAVVAEYTRRGFAQALAQARGEG; translated from the coding sequence GTGTATCCATCCGCGTTCGACTACTCGGCGCCCGGCAGTCTTGAGGAGGCCCTGGCCACCCTGGCTGAGTTGGGTGACGAGGGCCGGGTTCTCGCCGGCGGCCAGAGCCTCATCCCCATGATGAAGCTCCGGCTGGCGGCGCCGGGCCACCTCGTGGACATCAACCGCGTCAGCGAGCTGGCACACATAAGCGAGTCCAACGGCCACCTGGCGGTGGGGGCGCTGGCCCGTCACGCCGACGTGGCCTCATCGGAGACGGTGAGCCGCTACAACCACACGGTGGCCTCCGCGGCGCCTTGGGTGTCCGATCCGCTGGTGCGGAACCGGGGAACCCTGTGCGGCTCGGTGGCCCACTGCGACCCCGAGGGCGACTGGAACTCGGTGATGCTGGCGGTGGGCGCTTCGGTGGTGGCCCGCTCGTCGTCGGGGGAGCGGGTGATCCCGATCACCGAATTCGTGGTCGACTTTTTCACCAACTCGCTCAATCCCGGAGAGATGGTCACGGAAGTGCGGATCCCGGCGTACCAGGGTCCGGCCGGGGGCGCGTACCTCAAGCTGGAGCGCAAGGTCGGCGACTACGCCACCGTGGGAGTGGCCACCCATCTCGTGCTCGACGGTTCGGGGAACGTGGCGGAGGCGGGCCTGGGCCTGACCGCCGTGTACGGCCACAATCTGAAGGTCACGGAGGCGGAGGAGATGATGGCCGGGCAGACCCCCGGACCGGAAATGTTCGCCGAGGCGGCGGCCATCGCGGCCCGCGCCTGCGATCCCGATGACAACGTCCGGGGTCCGGCCGAGTACAAGCGGGCCGTCGTAGCCGAGTACACCAGGCGCGGGTTCGCCCAGGCACTGGCCCAGGCAAGAGGGGAGGGCTGA
- a CDS encoding (2Fe-2S)-binding protein, with translation MQITVNINGASETRDVEPRRLLVDFIRSDAGLTGTHIGCDTSSCGACTVLLDGRPVKSCTVLAVQADGSEVKTVEGLAEGGELHPVQAAFKEHHGLQCGFCTPGMMLVGSALLDENPDPTDEEVRWAISGNICRCTGYMNIVTAIQAAGGEGS, from the coding sequence ATGCAGATCACCGTCAACATAAACGGCGCCAGCGAGACCCGGGACGTCGAGCCCAGGCGCCTGCTGGTCGACTTCATCCGCTCGGACGCCGGTCTCACCGGGACCCACATCGGCTGCGACACCTCCTCCTGCGGTGCTTGCACCGTCCTCCTGGACGGCCGGCCGGTCAAGTCCTGCACGGTGCTGGCGGTCCAGGCCGACGGCAGCGAGGTGAAGACTGTCGAGGGTCTGGCCGAGGGTGGGGAACTCCATCCGGTCCAGGCAGCCTTCAAGGAGCACCACGGCCTGCAGTGCGGCTTCTGCACACCGGGGATGATGCTGGTGGGAAGCGCCCTGCTCGACGAGAATCCGGATCCGACCGACGAGGAGGTCCGCTGGGCCATATCCGGCAACATCTGCCGCTGCACCGGCTACATGAACATCGTGACTGCCATCCAGGCCGCAGGCGGAGAGGGGAGCTGA
- a CDS encoding aerobic carbon-monoxide dehydrogenase large subunit — translation MTTVHEPRTSPEVGGIGHSVRRKEDDRFIRGAGNYLDDLNLPGMLHMAILRSPVAHARINSIDSSAAMEIEGVLAVVTGEALAAHGLAWMPTLSGDTQAVLATDKVRFQGQEVAVVIATDPYIAHDALSHIDVDYEELEAITSPQQSLATSTLIRDEKEGQTDNVAYTWEAGDQDSTDAAFAAAAKVVSLDTHYPRSHPAPLETCGVVADVNSITGQATIYMTSQAPHAIRTVFALVAGLPEEKIRIVTQDIGGGFGNKVPVYPGYVVATAASLLIGKPVKWIESRTENLISTGFARDFHMHAELALDGNNRITAMRAGILSDQGAFFSDAQPTQFRAGLFHICTGSYDFPAAHVTAKGAYTNKAPGGVAYRCSFRVTEASYLIERLVDNAAHEVGVDPADFRALNFIREDQFPYLSPTGFVYDSGNYHGAMDKAKEMIGYDGWRARQAEQNADPDATKLIGIGVASFTEVVGAGPSRQYDILGLKMFDSAELRIHPTGKAILKLGVQTQGQGHETTFAQIVAEELGIPYSDIKVMYGDTDNTPYGLGTYASRSTPVGGAATAVVSRKIRAKAQKLAAHLLEAAEEDLDWEPGKFTVKGTDQSVTIQEVAFAAYTNHPVGMEAGLEGVTYYDPPNMTYPFGTYIVVVEVDTGDGTWKVLEMVAVDDCGVRINPMIVDGQIAGGLTEGFAKANMQWITFDDDGNCIGSNFMDYLVPTAWETPRYQLGETVTPSPHHPIGAKGVGESATVGSPAAFTNAVIDALWSRGVSNIDMPVLPHRVWGALNGVEVNP, via the coding sequence ATGACCACGGTTCACGAACCACGCACCAGCCCCGAGGTGGGCGGTATCGGGCACTCCGTCCGCCGCAAGGAGGACGACCGGTTCATCCGGGGCGCCGGCAACTATCTCGATGACCTGAACCTTCCGGGGATGCTCCATATGGCCATCCTCCGTTCTCCCGTGGCCCATGCCAGGATCAACTCGATCGACTCGTCCGCGGCGATGGAGATCGAAGGGGTGCTGGCCGTGGTCACCGGTGAGGCCCTGGCGGCCCACGGCCTGGCCTGGATGCCGACCCTCTCGGGCGACACCCAGGCGGTGCTGGCCACCGACAAGGTCCGGTTCCAGGGCCAGGAGGTGGCGGTGGTGATCGCCACCGATCCCTACATCGCCCATGACGCGCTGTCCCACATCGACGTGGACTACGAGGAGTTGGAGGCCATAACCAGTCCCCAGCAATCCCTCGCCACCAGCACGCTCATCCGGGACGAGAAGGAGGGCCAGACCGACAACGTCGCCTATACGTGGGAGGCCGGCGACCAGGACTCGACCGATGCCGCCTTCGCGGCTGCGGCCAAGGTGGTCAGCCTGGACACCCACTACCCGCGCTCGCATCCGGCACCGCTGGAGACGTGCGGGGTGGTGGCGGATGTCAACTCCATCACCGGCCAGGCCACCATCTACATGACGAGCCAGGCGCCCCATGCCATCAGGACGGTCTTCGCCCTGGTGGCCGGGCTTCCGGAGGAGAAGATCCGCATCGTCACCCAGGACATCGGGGGCGGTTTCGGCAACAAGGTGCCCGTGTATCCGGGCTACGTGGTGGCCACGGCCGCATCGCTTCTGATCGGCAAGCCGGTCAAGTGGATCGAGAGTCGCACCGAGAACCTGATCTCGACCGGGTTCGCCCGCGACTTCCACATGCATGCCGAACTGGCCCTGGACGGGAACAACCGGATCACCGCCATGCGGGCCGGCATCCTGTCCGACCAGGGCGCCTTCTTCTCGGACGCCCAGCCCACCCAGTTCCGTGCCGGCCTGTTCCACATCTGCACCGGGAGCTACGACTTCCCGGCTGCGCATGTGACCGCCAAGGGCGCCTACACCAACAAGGCGCCCGGCGGCGTGGCCTACCGGTGCTCGTTCCGGGTTACCGAGGCCTCCTACCTGATCGAGCGGTTGGTGGACAACGCCGCCCACGAGGTGGGAGTGGACCCGGCCGACTTCCGGGCGCTCAACTTCATCAGGGAGGACCAGTTCCCCTACCTGTCGCCGACCGGTTTCGTCTACGACTCCGGTAACTACCACGGGGCCATGGACAAGGCCAAGGAGATGATCGGCTACGACGGATGGCGGGCTCGCCAGGCCGAGCAGAATGCCGACCCGGACGCCACCAAGCTGATCGGCATCGGCGTGGCCTCCTTCACAGAGGTGGTGGGAGCCGGTCCGTCGCGCCAGTACGACATCCTGGGTCTGAAGATGTTCGACTCCGCCGAGTTGCGGATCCATCCGACCGGCAAGGCCATCCTGAAGCTGGGTGTCCAGACGCAGGGGCAGGGTCACGAGACCACCTTCGCCCAGATCGTGGCGGAGGAACTCGGCATCCCCTACTCGGACATCAAGGTGATGTACGGCGACACCGACAACACACCCTACGGCCTCGGCACCTACGCCTCCCGTTCCACCCCGGTGGGTGGGGCGGCCACAGCGGTGGTGTCCAGGAAGATCCGGGCCAAGGCACAGAAGCTGGCCGCTCACCTTCTGGAGGCCGCCGAGGAGGACCTGGACTGGGAGCCCGGGAAGTTCACCGTGAAGGGAACCGACCAGAGCGTCACCATCCAGGAGGTCGCCTTCGCTGCCTACACCAACCATCCGGTCGGTATGGAGGCGGGCCTCGAAGGCGTCACCTACTACGACCCGCCCAACATGACCTACCCGTTCGGGACCTACATCGTGGTGGTGGAGGTCGACACCGGTGACGGCACCTGGAAGGTGCTCGAGATGGTGGCGGTCGACGACTGCGGCGTGCGGATCAACCCGATGATCGTGGACGGGCAGATCGCGGGCGGCCTCACCGAGGGCTTCGCCAAGGCGAACATGCAGTGGATCACCTTCGACGATGACGGCAACTGCATCGGTTCGAACTTCATGGATTACCTCGTCCCAACCGCGTGGGAGACCCCCCGCTACCAACTGGGCGAGACGGTGACTCCCTCCCCGCACCACCCGATCGGGGCGAAGGGCGTGGGTGAATCGGCCACGGTCGGATCTCCCGCCGCATTCACCAACGCGGTCATAGACGCGCTCTGGTCGAGAGGGGTGTCGAACATCGACATGCCCGTGCTCCCGCACCGGGTGTGGGGCGCGCTCAACGGAGTGGAGGTCAATCCCTAG
- a CDS encoding XdhC family protein has protein sequence MSILRQAARLHEEGRAFALATVTWSRGPSSGKGGSKAIIHPDGRVEGWLGGACAAPTVVRHALEALGDGEARVLMLGEGDRRPGVTHVAMACDSEGSMEVFVEPVLPSPHLIVVGSSPMTGTLRRIAEVVGWRAEVVTDVGDIGRAGERSYVVVATQGHFDEPALEAALATPAAYVGLVASEKRASSVLAWLRERGAGAGALSRVHAPAGVDLGSTAHEEIAVSIMAELVAFKAAGAGAQVVQVVIPPQAVDPVCGMLVDVATAGFVSRHAGEEVYFCAAGCRRAYESDPSAYPEQC, from the coding sequence ATGAGCATCCTGCGGCAGGCGGCCCGGCTCCATGAGGAGGGGCGGGCGTTCGCCCTGGCAACGGTCACGTGGTCGCGGGGGCCGTCGTCCGGCAAGGGCGGTTCCAAGGCGATAATCCACCCGGACGGCCGGGTGGAAGGCTGGCTGGGAGGCGCCTGCGCAGCCCCGACCGTGGTTCGCCACGCCTTGGAGGCGCTCGGGGATGGCGAGGCGCGGGTGCTGATGCTGGGGGAAGGCGACCGCCGGCCTGGCGTGACGCACGTGGCGATGGCCTGCGACAGCGAGGGATCGATGGAGGTGTTCGTGGAACCGGTCCTCCCCTCTCCTCACCTGATCGTTGTCGGCTCCTCTCCGATGACCGGGACCCTGCGGCGGATAGCCGAGGTGGTCGGGTGGCGGGCCGAGGTCGTCACCGACGTAGGGGACATCGGCCGGGCCGGCGAACGATCCTATGTAGTGGTCGCCACCCAGGGCCACTTCGACGAGCCGGCCCTGGAAGCCGCTCTCGCCACCCCTGCCGCCTACGTGGGCCTCGTGGCCTCGGAGAAGAGGGCCTCTTCGGTGCTCGCCTGGCTCCGGGAGCGGGGAGCGGGAGCGGGCGCCCTCTCAAGAGTGCATGCTCCGGCCGGCGTCGATCTGGGGTCGACCGCCCACGAGGAGATAGCTGTGTCGATCATGGCCGAGCTGGTCGCCTTCAAGGCGGCCGGAGCCGGTGCCCAGGTGGTGCAGGTGGTCATACCGCCTCAAGCGGTCGATCCGGTGTGCGGGATGCTGGTGGACGTGGCGACGGCCGGCTTCGTCAGCCGCCATGCCGGAGAAGAGGTCTACTTCTGCGCCGCCGGTTGCCGCCGCGCCTACGAGTCCGATCCCTCCGCATATCCCGAGCAGTGCTGA
- a CDS encoding superoxide dismutase family protein: MKIRQVIVAGLGLLVLVGMAACQGETPSGVGQEAVASMSGTDGAALGTVVLTEGPNGVLISADVTGLSPGAHGFHIHGVGACTPDFSAAGGHFAPGGEGHGFQHEDGSHAGDLPNLYAGADGVARADVFTDKITLAADADTSIFDADGSAIIIHAKPDSYGPDPGAGDRVACGIIRRT; the protein is encoded by the coding sequence GTGAAGATACGCCAGGTGATCGTTGCCGGTCTAGGACTGCTCGTTCTGGTGGGGATGGCGGCATGCCAGGGAGAGACGCCCTCCGGGGTGGGCCAGGAGGCGGTTGCTTCGATGTCGGGCACCGACGGCGCCGCTCTAGGTACTGTCGTGCTTACGGAAGGACCCAATGGTGTCTTGATCTCGGCTGACGTGACAGGGCTTTCCCCCGGAGCGCACGGATTCCACATCCATGGTGTGGGCGCTTGCACGCCCGATTTCTCCGCGGCGGGCGGGCACTTTGCTCCCGGTGGGGAAGGTCATGGCTTTCAGCACGAGGACGGGTCCCACGCCGGAGACCTGCCGAACCTCTACGCGGGTGCGGATGGAGTTGCCCGGGCCGACGTCTTCACGGACAAGATCACATTGGCGGCCGATGCCGACACGTCGATCTTCGATGCGGACGGTTCCGCCATCATCATCCATGCCAAACCCGACAGCTACGGTCCCGACCCTGGCGCCGGCGACCGCGTCGCCTGCGGCATCATCCGGCGCACATAG
- a CDS encoding VOC family protein: MPDHPDNLEPLSDLIEYFDHVAIGVRDAAAAAESLELLGGTFLTGADNQRRGFRWIQYRLPGGTKIEVLAPVTDDCFLWRFLRSRGEGMHHLTFKVSSVAEAARRAEEAGMDVVGLHTNPGGWSECFIHPSSAHGTLIQLADWPDGHYPQASLEQVLAGEVFDYD, translated from the coding sequence ATGCCCGATCATCCCGACAACCTCGAACCGCTCAGCGACCTGATCGAGTACTTCGACCACGTTGCCATCGGGGTCCGTGACGCGGCCGCGGCGGCCGAGTCGCTGGAGTTGCTCGGCGGTACCTTCCTCACGGGGGCGGACAACCAGCGGCGGGGATTCCGGTGGATCCAGTACCGGCTGCCGGGCGGCACGAAGATCGAGGTGTTGGCGCCCGTGACCGATGACTGCTTCCTATGGCGCTTCCTGCGATCGCGAGGGGAGGGGATGCACCATCTCACCTTCAAGGTGTCTTCGGTGGCCGAGGCAGCCCGGAGAGCGGAGGAAGCCGGGATGGACGTGGTCGGCTTGCATACCAATCCGGGCGGCTGGAGCGAGTGCTTCATCCATCCATCGAGCGCCCACGGCACCCTCATCCAGCTGGCCGACTGGCCCGACGGCCATTACCCGCAGGCATCCCTGGAACAAGTGCTGGCCGGAGAGGTCTTCGATTACGACTGA
- a CDS encoding transporter substrate-binding domain-containing protein — translation MKSRIKWLIPLLALVMLAGACASEDEGGDGGPTAAAQAAVDGNLLDQIKDRGTLHVGMVLQFPPQMYIDDAGNPAGYDVDLMNMLAEDLGVTLEISNLEFDAMIPGLIANQFDMVSVGLVGRPARLEQLWFTCPYVPYRQVVVVNNDSGINDMSELNSSGVTMTALIGSTAASLTETRFPNAELVELDQAPALLEVASGRADAIVIEEYLALPFVAENPSTSVLNPNAPFVAEEYGAWALPRGEVVWLEYLNGWLAYYISRGTLDEVYERHIGPTEGLPACN, via the coding sequence ATGAAGAGCCGCATCAAGTGGCTAATCCCGTTACTCGCACTAGTAATGCTCGCAGGCGCCTGCGCGAGCGAGGACGAGGGCGGCGATGGCGGACCGACGGCTGCGGCACAGGCCGCGGTGGATGGCAACCTCCTCGACCAGATCAAGGACCGTGGGACCCTCCACGTCGGTATGGTCCTCCAGTTCCCGCCGCAGATGTACATCGATGACGCAGGGAACCCCGCCGGATACGACGTGGACCTGATGAACATGCTCGCCGAGGACCTCGGAGTGACGCTCGAGATTTCCAACCTCGAGTTCGACGCGATGATCCCGGGCCTGATCGCCAACCAGTTCGACATGGTGTCGGTGGGTCTCGTCGGTCGTCCGGCTCGTCTCGAGCAGCTCTGGTTCACATGCCCATACGTTCCTTACCGCCAGGTGGTCGTGGTGAACAACGACTCGGGAATCAACGACATGAGCGAGTTGAACAGCAGCGGCGTGACCATGACCGCCCTGATCGGTTCCACCGCGGCCAGCCTCACCGAGACCCGGTTCCCGAATGCGGAACTCGTGGAGCTCGATCAGGCGCCCGCGTTGCTCGAAGTCGCCTCTGGCAGGGCTGACGCCATCGTCATCGAGGAGTACCTCGCCCTCCCGTTCGTAGCGGAAAACCCGAGCACCAGCGTGCTGAATCCAAACGCGCCGTTCGTCGCCGAGGAATACGGGGCATGGGCTCTTCCCCGCGGTGAGGTCGTGTGGCTCGAATACCTGAACGGCTGGCTGGCCTACTACATCTCGAGGGGCACGCTCGACGAGGTCTACGAGCGGCACATCGGTCCGACCGAAGGTCTCCCCGCCTGTAACTAG
- a CDS encoding amino acid ABC transporter permease, whose product MNSFLVIPVLAQARFRPEFIWENRDVFLGGVRLTVFIAIVAFALATVLGLGVALLRMSKNRIVAPIMAAYINIFRAIPLLVFVVFVYYGIAIQFDVRISAIQAGILVLTLQYSAWLGEIFRGGIQAVSDGQTQAALSVGMSRPQTFFRVVLPQAIRIVIPPTGNMFIGMIKDSSLVFIIGVPELFRVSSVMANRTFRYFEVYLGAVIFYLILTTAAYFGVKYLEKRFALVDVLTTRVRSPFARRRGVRLRMIQEAVASERESKSSGTAPAL is encoded by the coding sequence ATGAACTCCTTCCTGGTGATCCCGGTGCTCGCCCAGGCCCGATTCAGGCCTGAGTTCATCTGGGAGAACCGGGACGTCTTCCTGGGCGGAGTAAGGCTCACCGTATTCATCGCCATCGTGGCTTTCGCGCTGGCGACCGTATTGGGCCTGGGGGTTGCTCTCCTGCGCATGTCGAAGAATCGGATTGTCGCCCCGATCATGGCCGCCTACATCAACATCTTCCGGGCTATCCCTCTGCTGGTGTTCGTCGTCTTCGTGTACTACGGGATAGCGATCCAGTTTGATGTCAGGATCTCCGCCATACAGGCCGGGATCCTCGTTCTCACCCTTCAATACTCCGCCTGGCTCGGCGAGATCTTCCGCGGCGGCATCCAGGCGGTCTCCGACGGGCAGACCCAAGCGGCCCTGTCGGTGGGCATGAGTCGTCCCCAGACCTTCTTCCGGGTGGTGCTGCCGCAGGCCATCCGCATCGTCATCCCGCCCACGGGCAACATGTTCATCGGCATGATCAAGGACTCGTCCCTGGTCTTCATAATCGGTGTACCCGAGCTTTTCCGGGTGAGCAGCGTGATGGCCAACAGGACATTCCGCTACTTCGAGGTGTATCTCGGCGCGGTTATCTTCTACCTCATCCTCACCACCGCGGCGTATTTCGGAGTGAAGTATCTCGAGAAGCGGTTCGCCCTGGTGGACGTCCTCACCACCAGAGTGAGGTCACCCTTCGCCCGACGCAGGGGGGTACGTCTGAGGATGATCCAGGAGGCTGTCGCATCTGAACGTGAGTCCAAATCGTCCGGGACTGCTCCGGCATTGTAG
- a CDS encoding amino acid ABC transporter ATP-binding protein: MSQTGDAQPVVRLRNIHKSFDANHVLRGIDLTVGQGQHVVIFGPSGSGKSTLLRTTNLLETPDFGSVWFDGKEYGPGIEGEDLPRGKARLLRQQIGMVFQQFNLFPHVTALDNVALALRRVRGMKRDKAEHKAATYLDRVGLLDKLGAFPSQLSGGQQQRVAIARSLVMEPKVMLFDEPTSALDPELVGEVLTVMRDLAESGMTMVVVTHEMGFAREAGDLNIFMDEGLVVETGGRELYDHAREPRTRAFLQAIL; this comes from the coding sequence ATGAGCCAGACCGGGGACGCCCAGCCGGTCGTCCGGCTGCGCAACATCCACAAGTCGTTCGATGCCAACCATGTCCTGCGGGGCATCGACCTGACGGTGGGACAGGGCCAGCACGTGGTCATCTTCGGGCCCTCCGGATCCGGCAAGTCAACGCTGCTCAGAACCACCAACCTCCTGGAGACCCCGGACTTCGGTTCGGTCTGGTTCGACGGCAAGGAATACGGCCCCGGCATCGAAGGCGAGGACCTACCCCGCGGCAAGGCCCGGCTCCTCCGCCAGCAGATCGGAATGGTCTTCCAGCAATTCAACCTGTTCCCCCACGTCACCGCGCTCGACAACGTGGCCCTGGCCCTCCGGAGGGTGCGGGGGATGAAGCGCGACAAGGCCGAGCACAAGGCCGCCACCTACCTCGACCGGGTGGGCCTGCTCGACAAGCTGGGCGCCTTCCCGTCGCAGCTGTCGGGCGGGCAGCAGCAGCGGGTGGCGATCGCCCGCTCCCTGGTCATGGAACCCAAGGTGATGCTGTTCGACGAGCCCACCTCGGCGCTCGACCCGGAGTTGGTCGGCGAGGTACTGACCGTCATGCGTGACTTGGCTGAGTCGGGTATGACGATGGTGGTGGTCACCCACGAGATGGGGTTCGCCAGGGAAGCCGGCGACCTGAACATATTCATGGACGAGGGCCTGGTGGTGGAGACCGGGGGGCGGGAGTTGTACGACCACGCCCGGGAGCCCCGAACCCGGGCGTTCCTGCAGGCAATCCTATGA
- a CDS encoding SDR family oxidoreductase: MAVALVTGAGSGIGAAAARCLARRGDRVACVDVDGDRAAEVAGGIEGSIALAADVTDEAQCETMVAATLDHFGDLDTAVACAGIEMAGDSLDFDIDTFRRVVDVNLTGSFLTARESARAMTAHGHGGAIVLIGSINSKVVLPGTAAYASSKGGVLLLGQALAVDFARRGIRVNTVGPGVTDTPMSADSLANPERRARLMSRTPLDRPAHPDEIAEVVAFLTSGASSFMTGAFVPVDGGWLAL; this comes from the coding sequence ATGGCCGTAGCTCTGGTTACCGGCGCCGGGTCGGGGATAGGCGCCGCCGCCGCCCGATGTCTGGCGCGCCGCGGTGATCGGGTGGCGTGTGTGGACGTGGACGGGGACCGAGCTGCGGAGGTGGCGGGCGGCATCGAGGGATCGATCGCTCTGGCAGCGGACGTCACGGACGAGGCCCAGTGCGAGACGATGGTGGCCGCCACACTGGACCACTTCGGGGACCTGGACACGGCGGTAGCCTGCGCCGGGATCGAGATGGCCGGGGATTCCCTCGACTTTGACATCGACACCTTCCGCAGGGTGGTGGATGTCAACCTCACCGGCAGCTTCCTGACCGCCCGTGAATCGGCCCGCGCCATGACGGCGCACGGACACGGCGGGGCCATAGTCCTGATCGGCTCGATCAACTCCAAGGTGGTCCTTCCCGGCACCGCCGCCTACGCCTCCTCGAAGGGGGGAGTGCTGCTTCTCGGCCAAGCGCTGGCTGTGGACTTCGCCCGTCGCGGGATCAGGGTCAACACGGTGGGTCCGGGCGTGACCGACACGCCGATGAGTGCTGACAGCCTCGCTAACCCGGAGCGACGCGCCAGGCTCATGTCTCGCACGCCATTGGACCGTCCGGCCCACCCGGACGAGATCGCCGAAGTGGTGGCCTTCCTGACGTCCGGCGCGTCCAGCTTCATGACGGGTGCCTTCGTGCCGGTCGACGGGGGCTGGCTGGCCTTGTAG
- a CDS encoding alcohol dehydrogenase catalytic domain-containing protein produces MRALGMYEGGRLELEETSIPQPPPGWGLVRSIASAAGLFQAQMLSGMLPTDGYPRILGHEIVGEVAQVTSDAAPREGSMVVVDAVVGCSVCEWCITGDDMICPWMRHLGINIDGGFADYVAVPESHMFPIKPGTPVEEAVMLGSALPASVHAARRAGVRGGHRVVVTGVGSIGLTICQVARAMGATTVVAVDISDDRLDAAAPWADGVVNVSGVEPEEAAHQVSQALGSPAGADIVFEAAGHIDSVDLGLRAVRRGGTVLLMGICEGRTSITFDSFLRDFLSREVSLVTTFGFTRQDFVIGNRLHATGNLDLTALTGETITLEQVPAALAEIAASGTLGKRLVVDVAIG; encoded by the coding sequence ATGCGCGCTCTCGGAATGTACGAGGGTGGACGGCTCGAGTTGGAGGAGACTTCGATCCCGCAGCCACCGCCGGGTTGGGGACTGGTACGTAGCATCGCCTCCGCCGCCGGGCTGTTCCAGGCGCAGATGCTGTCCGGCATGCTTCCGACGGATGGGTATCCGAGGATTCTCGGCCACGAGATAGTGGGCGAGGTCGCACAGGTCACATCAGACGCCGCTCCCCGGGAGGGGTCCATGGTGGTGGTGGACGCCGTGGTGGGCTGCAGCGTTTGCGAGTGGTGCATCACCGGCGACGACATGATCTGCCCGTGGATGCGTCACCTAGGAATCAACATCGATGGCGGCTTCGCGGACTACGTAGCGGTTCCGGAGTCCCACATGTTCCCCATCAAGCCCGGGACTCCCGTGGAGGAGGCCGTCATGCTGGGATCGGCCCTGCCGGCTTCGGTCCATGCCGCCCGGCGAGCCGGTGTCCGGGGAGGCCATCGGGTGGTGGTAACCGGAGTGGGCAGCATCGGCCTCACCATCTGCCAGGTAGCGCGGGCGATGGGGGCCACCACGGTGGTGGCGGTCGACATATCTGACGACCGCCTCGACGCGGCGGCGCCATGGGCCGACGGAGTGGTGAACGTGTCCGGTGTCGAGCCCGAGGAGGCGGCACACCAGGTCAGCCAGGCCCTCGGCTCCCCGGCCGGTGCCGACATCGTGTTCGAGGCGGCCGGCCACATAGACAGCGTGGACCTGGGGCTGCGAGCGGTGCGCCGGGGCGGGACCGTCCTGCTGATGGGCATCTGTGAAGGCAGGACATCGATCACGTTCGACAGCTTCCTCCGCGACTTCCTGTCGAGGGAGGTGTCGCTGGTCACCACCTTCGGATTCACCCGGCAGGACTTCGTGATCGGAAACCGCTTGCATGCCACCGGCAACCTCGACCTCACCGCCCTTACGGGAGAGACCATCACCCTGGAGCAGGTACCGGCCGCGCTGGCGGAGATCGCCGCCTCGGGAACCCTCGGAAAGCGCCTGGTGGTGGACGTAGCGATCGGTTAG
- a CDS encoding L-2-amino-thiazoline-4-carboxylic acid hydrolase, whose product MSEYARVDIAQPELKELADAIDDAPGDRLAKTKLKSDLEGELRYMERYREVSADDPIQQGWDANEAEFHAKTKIFSVLADAMEVELGHDEGRAAVARARKRQGDQMGAEMAAKTRGKGERLNLNNFFKEFWGYFQWSPKLDTERYYDDEGNMTKYVLRLNCPIGDYLRDNAPDVEFSSNFCDLDEHIALAYNPNIRYSRKRWVPGGYQFSELIWELDTAGVID is encoded by the coding sequence ATGAGCGAGTACGCACGGGTCGACATCGCCCAGCCCGAACTGAAGGAACTGGCCGACGCCATCGATGACGCACCGGGCGACCGGCTCGCCAAGACCAAGCTCAAGTCCGACCTCGAGGGCGAGTTGCGCTACATGGAGCGCTACCGCGAGGTCTCGGCCGACGACCCCATCCAGCAGGGATGGGATGCCAACGAGGCCGAGTTCCACGCCAAGACCAAGATCTTCTCGGTACTCGCCGACGCTATGGAGGTCGAGCTCGGCCACGACGAGGGCCGGGCGGCCGTGGCCCGGGCCCGCAAGCGCCAGGGCGACCAGATGGGCGCCGAGATGGCCGCCAAGACCCGCGGGAAGGGCGAGCGGCTCAACCTGAACAACTTCTTCAAGGAGTTCTGGGGCTACTTCCAGTGGTCGCCGAAGCTGGACACCGAGCGCTACTACGACGACGAGGGCAACATGACCAAATACGTGTTGCGCCTCAACTGCCCCATCGGGGACTACCTGCGTGACAACGCTCCGGACGTGGAGTTCTCCTCGAACTTCTGCGACCTCGACGAGCACATCGCCCTCGCCTACAACCCCAACATCCGGTACTCGAGGAAGCGCTGGGTGCCGGGCGGTTACCAGTTCAGCGAGCTGATCTGGGAGCTTGACACCGCCGGCGTCATCGACTGA